The nucleotide sequence CTCACTATCAGGTTGGAACGGACTTCTTGTACTTTCATCAAATCTGCCTCATGTATCTCGCTGAATCCCGGTGAAATCACCTGATATGCTGGAAAACCCGAGTAGGAAGCATCTTTAATCAATACATCATACCCCTGGGAAGTAATCAGAGCCAGCATATCCTTCAGCACCTCACCATTCGATTTTCCCGTAATGTCCGTAAATGGTTCAAATTCATAATCAGCAGCTTCGCTAAAAAGCTCTGTTGGATATTGTCCTAATCCTACTTTGACTATGTTGGTCACATTATCAGCAAGCTGTACACCAGCACTATCAAATCTCAGAATACTAAGACTAGTAAATACTTCAACATTTCTTCCCTGTAATGCCTCGGTCAGTGTCCTCTCTAGTGCAATTTCAAATTCCGGATGTGCACCAAGCCTAACCCCATAGCTTTGACGTTCCTTGTCTATTATGATAAGTACAACTACTGGATACCCCCTACCGAGTGATCCATCCTTTACTAATACTTTATAGCGGTCCCCTACCTCAAGCTCCTTAATTACTTTGTACAGCCTTTCATATTTCATCAGATACCAATCCGGTATTATCGGAAGCATTATCCTTTCTTTAATAATCTTCAAATTCACATGCCTTTCGAATACCTCGGAGAGCCCCTGCACCAATGCCTCCTCAGGTGTGTTTCCTGAACACATTCCATTGCTGCGGTACAGCTTCCTGCAAATTGCATAAGGCAAATATTCATAACGTCTATTTTTCACACTGTAGTACTGAACAGTCACGAATTTGTCACTGCAGTCTTTGAATATCGGAAACCGCCACAAAGCCATTATATCCGCTCTACTTTCAGGGTCTTCAATGATTTTCCGCTGCCCTTCAGCACCAGCCTTTATTAGCATCCGTACAAAGGAATTGTCAGACTCAGCCAGTTCTTCTGCACTCATTATCTTTTCATCGGTCGTATAATAAAAGCCTCTATATTTCCAGGTATCTTC is from Clostridia bacterium and encodes:
- a CDS encoding YcaO-like family protein; its protein translation is MKATRDTKYKECMPEETVERIKGILKEMNIELEEHWGDTGVEGFYTLRVNVPGTGIGSNGKGATKEYAQASAYAEFMERMQNDYLNLGDYDEDTWKYRGFYYTTDEKIMSAEELAESDNSFVRMLIKAGAEGQRKIIEDPESRADIMALWRFPIFKDCSDKFVTVQYYSVKNRRYEYLPYAICRKLYRSNGMCSGNTPEEALVQGLSEVFERHVNLKIIKERIMLPIIPDWYLMKYERLYKVIKELEVGDRYKVLVKDGSLGRGYPVVVLIIIDKERQSYGVRLGAHPEFEIALERTLTEALQGRNVEVFTSLSILRFDSAGVQLADNVTNIVKVGLGQYPTELFSEAADYEFEPFTDITGKSNGEVLKDMLALITSQGYDVLIKDASYSGFPAYQVISPGFSEIHEADLMKVQEVRSNLIVRTALRRLHNASDDELREVVSFLKYKQNSINEVTFSTLVGVDFHSKYPGEGYEHYFLIGACLYKLGNYEEAAVVFGLVANGLSGSDEKVYYRCIADYAAAVAENMPAKEITDILQLFYTADIVRKVCKQMEKPREIIERIYPDINCFNCSECGAADNCNYSVSRSIKRALKDRQSTAALMDLRELGI